CGCGTAATAACTTCAATCATTTGTTTCTGACTAGAAAAATCTGTACCTTCCCAAAAGCTACCCGCTCCTAGTAAAATACTACTTTCCCCTCTATCAAAACGTCGCTTAATATTAGCTGCTTCACCATTCTTATACTGGGCTAAATGAGGAAGACTCAAGCGTTCTGAAACAGCTAACAATAATGCTTTCGATGTAAATAAAACGAGAAGTGGAACTTCCTGAGTAGCTAACTTATGAACCCATTTGACAATCAATTCTGCATAAGTATCCACATCTAAGTCTACAACATTTGGAAAATCCTTGTCTAGCCATATTTTCTGCTGATGTTTCTGCTTTTGTAGTAACTGATAAAATGGTGCATGTTCAAAACCAAGTAAATGCGCTAAATGCACTTTTTTACTGATTTCAAGCGTGGCTGAAACGAACAAGACTTGCACTTCTTCAGGTAGCAAGGCTCTAAAATCTAGCACTTCTAGGCAAGCAGCTTCCAACATCGTTACTCGATAGTCATCAAATTGCTCTTCTTTTAACCAGAACTGGTCATATTTTGTGGCAAAAATAGTGCGTAAGTCAGAAAGAGAGCTTTGATCTAACTCTGATAAATCTTGTCGGAGTTTGGAACAGGTTTCTTTCGTTAGCTCATTTTTCTTGTAGCATTGGAATTGTTCCACCGCATGAGTCAATTCAAATTGAATGTCCTCTAATAACCGACGCTGCAAAATGGTATCTGTTGTTTCAAGTTCTGATTGAATCTGCTGCAAGCATTTTGTCATATTGAGGGATTTTCGAGAGAAATTTTCCAAAGCTAAAAACAACTTCTGAGCTTCATCCACAATCAAAAGCCGATTCTCCACAATGGATTTATCATCTTCTAACCGCGTCAAAAAATAAGCATGATTGGTCACTAATACACGACTGCGTTTGGACTTTTCTTGACCTTTTTGCCAAAAATCTGCACCATAAAAGAGGGATTTTTTGCTCAATTTTCCATCATGAAGCACCTGTTGAAAATAGGTCTGATAGCGATGCCGTTGACCAATTTCATCCAAATCACCAGATTTTGTTTCTGTGAGCCAAACTAAAAGCAACATCTTACAACGATTGACCAAACGATTGTCATCTACCTGCTGCAAACTGTCATAAAAGAAGTCAAGCTTTAAATAATTAGCAGGGCTTTTCAAGCTATGAACAGAAAGATGAAAGATTTCTTCTAACTTTTGTCCTTCATTTGCCACAATCTGATCTTGCAACACTTTCGTAGGAACCGTCACCAAAATTTGCTTGCTCGTTTGAGCCAAAGCAGGAAGCAAGTAACCATAAGTTTTACCTAAGCCCGTCTGAGCTTGTAAAAAACTTGGTTGCTGACTTTTTAAAGCCTGTTCCACATCATGCGCAAACTCATCTTGTTCTTTTCGCTCCTCTAAATCCAGCAAATTGATATTGTGTTGGAAATTTTTGGATAGTTTTCTCGCTTTTTTAATTTTTTTACTTTTTCTAAGAAAAATCCCCTGCCACTTCATCAAATCGTGGCAAGTTATGTCCGACATTTGGTTAAAAGCATCTTCTATTGCCAAACGTGATTCATAAATCAAACTATCCGAAAATTTCAACAAATATTCCACTAATTCTTTCGGAAGTTTTTGGATTTTTTCTTGTATTTTTAAAAATAATGTAGCCGTTGCTGAGGCATCTGCAAGCGCTGTATGCGCATGTTTCAAAGGAATATCTAACTGCTCACATAATATTCCTAGATTGTATTTTTCAAACGTTGGGAAAAAGACTTGCGCAAGCTCTACTGTATCTACCCTCGGAGTCACTAATTCAAATCCTTCCCAAAAGAGGGCTTCTGCTAATAAATTAGCATCAAATTTCACATTATGAGCCACAAAAATGGCATCCTCAATCAACTCATAAATCTCACGAGCTACTTGAGAAAAGTCTGGCGCCCTTCTCAATCGCTTGTCTGTCAATCCTGTTAATTGGCAAATATGAGAATCCAGCTTCTCATGAGGATTCACATCGGTTTCATAAGTTTTAACAATCTGACCATTTTCAATCAGCACAATCCCGACTTGAATAATCTTTGCGTTGCTGCTGGCACTCGTTGCCTCTAAATCCACCACAGCATATTTTCTTTTTTCTTGTGTCATATTAGAAAAATTATACCATAAATTCAACTATTTCGTATCACGTTTTACGCCTTATTTTCCCTTGATAAATAGCTTGATATTTCTTTTATGTCATTTTTCATATTTTTTGCTAAACTATGAAGTGAAAGGAGTTCTCATGATAACAATTCATAAAACTTTAAACTCTCAAGCATATGAAAATACTTATTATTTAGAAAATGAGCATCACCTCATCGTAGTTGATCCGGGTAGTGACTGGGATAAAATTGCAGCAAAAATCCAAGAAATCAATAAGCCAATTACAGCTATTTTGCTGACCCATACTCATTACGATCATATTATGAGTGTTGATTTAGTTCGTCAACATTTTGGACATCCACCTGTCTATGTCGCTGAAAGTGAAGCAACTTGGCTTTACACTCCGGAGTATAATCTATCTGGACTAGCTCGCCACCAAGATATTGATAACATCATTCTCCAGCCTGCCGATGTCTTTTTTGACTATCATAGTCCTTACAGTCTAGATGATTTTTATTTTTACGTCGTACCAACATCAGGACATTCAATCGGTGGTGTTTCAATCATCTTTCCTAACGAGCACTTTGTTTTAACTGGCGATGCTTTATTTTGCGAATCAATTGGTCGAACGGACCTCTATACTGGAAATATAGAACAACTCATTTCTAGCATCAAAAACGAGTTGCTGGTCTTGCCTGATTATGATGTTTACCCTGGTCATGGTCCTCAAACCACCATTGTTCATGAAAAAATGTTTAATCCATTTTTGCATTAAAAAAGCCCTAAATGAACTGCATCTCAAAAGTTAGATTTTTCTGTCTAACTTTCGGGTCAGGGTTCAATAGGGTTTTTATTATCACTTCTTTTTTAAATTTTCAAGAATCGTCTCATTGAGAGAACCGAGCCAAACGCTCCGATGATAATTCCTACTACAAAAAGGAAGGAAATCATCAATGGAATAAAGGTTTTGGGTACAATCATTGAAAGATTTTGACTAGCAAGAGATGGATTAAATGACTTATAGGCCATTTCGTAAATAAAATAGACCAAGCCAGCTGGAACAACTGCCCCAAGCAAGCCAATCCAAGCTCCTTCTAACAAGAACGGACCTCGAATGTAACTGTTTTTTGCTCCCACCAGACGCATGATTTGAATTTCACGACTGCGTGAAATAATCGTAATCCGAATAGTATTTGAAATCAAGAAAACAGCAATAAAGACTAAGAGGAGCGCTCCTACAATTCCCCATGTACGGATAAAATTAGCTAACGCAAAAATACGTTTTGTATTGGCTCCACCGTATTCTACTTCAGAAACCCCTTCCACTTTCTTCGCATTGTTTGCGACAGACGTGACGTATTTGGGGTCAGTTGTATCGACAATATAAGCGTCATGTAGGGGATTGGCATCTCCTTCAAAGAGTTTCCAATCTTTACCCATGACTTCTGTTAGTTTCTTTAATTGTTCTTGCTTGCTAGAAAATGTTACTGATTTCACATTTGACATTTTGTTGAGGGCATCATATACCTTATGGTAGGCCTCATTTTTGACTGTTTGACCTTCTTTTGTAATAGTCTCTTCATTGTCCGCTGTATCTGGTCGCATATAGACCATAACCCGCACATTATTTTCAATATCTGTTGCTAGCTTCGCCGTGTTTAAAATGACTGACACAAAGATTGCGACTAACCCTAGTGTAATCATCACGGAGCTGACTGCAGCAACTGTCATCCAACCATTTCGCTTCAAACTTTTGAGCGATTCAAGCAGGTGACTTAAAAATCTACTATTCATCGTATCCGTACTCTCCTTTTGCTTCATCACGCACCACACGACCATTTTCGATGGCAATAACGCGGTGACGCAAAGTATTTACAATTTGGCTATTGTGGGTCGCCATTAGAACCGTCGTCCCTTGCAGGTTAATTCGCTCCAGTAGATTCATGATTTCCCACGAATTATCTGGATCCAAATTCCCCGTCGGTTCATCGGCAATCAAAACTTTAGGATTGTTCACAATCGCACGAGCAATGGCAATCCGCTGCTGCTCCCCACCTGAGAGTTCATTTGGAAATGAACGGACTTTGTGTTTTAAACCAACCAAATCCAACACTTCCATAACGCGCTTTTTGATATTCCGACGGCGTTCTCCAATAACTTCCATAGCGTAGGCGATATTTTCATAGACTGTCTTTTTGGGTAGCAACTTATAGTCTTGGAAAACGACACCAACATTCCGACGTAGCATTGGAATATCACGTTTTTTAATCTTAGCAAGATTAAAGCCAGCAACTTGCAGACTTCCCTTATCAACTTTCACTTCACGATACAATAATCGAATAAAAGTTGATTTCCCTGCTCCAGAAGGACCTACAATATAGGTGAATTCTCCTGGCTCTACTTCAATGGACACACCACGCAGGGCTGTTGTCCCGTTGTCATACTTTTTGACAACATCTCTCATTTCAATAATTGACATTTATTGTTAAGAGTTCCTTTCGTAAGATAGTTGAGGGAGTGGGAGAGGAAACTATGATTGCATTGCAATTACAATTGTCTGCACCACTCTCGTAAATTTAATGTTTAGTTTAACCGCCATTTCAAGTAGGCATCGATGAAGCCATCAATATCTCCGTCCATGACTTTGTCAACCTGTGCGACTTCAAAGCCTGTCCGATGATCTTTGACCATCGTGTAAGGAGTAAAGACATAAGAGCGGATTTGGCTTCCCCAAGAAATTTCTTTTTTGTCTCCCTTTAAGGAATCCACTTCAGCTGCTTTCTTTTCTTGCTCCATTTGGTAGAGTTTCGCTTGAAGCAATTTCATTGCCCGATCACGGTTTCCATATTGTGTGCGGTCAACAGTGGATTGTGTCACAATTCCCGTTGGTATGTGAGTTAAACGAACACCGGTTGAAACTTTGTTGACATTTTGCCCGCCAGCACCACCGGAACGGAAAGTGTCCATCTTGATGTCTTCGTCTCGCACCTCAATTTCAATCGTGTCATCCAACTCCGGCATGACTTCCACTGAAGTAAAAGAAGTGTGACGACGCTTAGCTGAGTCAAATGGCGAAATGCGCACCAAGCGATGAACTCCCATTTCAGACTTCAACAAACCATAGGCATGAGGACCCTCAAAAAACAAGGTAACAGACTTAATTCCCGCTTCATCTCCCGCTTGATAGTCCAATACTTCAACCTTGAAACCATGAGCATTGCCAAAGCGTGTATACATCCGCAGCAACATATCCCCCCAGTCTTGAGCTTCTGTTCCACCAGAGCCTGGATGAATTTCAAGGATAGCATTGTTATTATCATAAGGTTCCGACAAGAGGAGTGTCATTTCATAGCTGGTCATTTTTGTTTCCAACTCTGCTAATTTTTCTTCCAACTCTTCCTGTACAGAATCATCCTCCGCTAGAAAATCAAGCAAAATCTCTGATTCGTCAAATAAATCAGTCATTTGCTGGAAGTTATCATAGGTTTGCTTAAGTTCGTTTAATTCTTGAGATGTCTTTTGCGCTGCTATATTATCATCCCAAAAGTCAGGCTCTGTCATCTTATTTTCTAAGATAGCAATTTCCTCTTCCAGACCGTCTAAGTCAAAGAGACCCCCTGAAAGAAGCTAATTTTTCACGATTTGCGTCAATTTTTTGACGAATTTCTGAAATATCCATATCTACCTCTTTTCACATATCGTTTTATTATATCACAAATCAGTATTTTTTCCTAATTTCTGACAAAATCCAATAATAGTTATTGTATAAAATTTCTAAGTCCTTATCAAGAAATTTCGTTCTTTGTTACACGATTGTTAGATAAGTTGCTGTCTGAAGAAAAATATTAAGAAGTTAGATACGTCAAAATGATATTCATGATAGTCCCTTCTTTACAACCTTTCGCTCGAGAATTTCTAAAACGCCTGATTCTTGATTGCTTGGTGCTTGATACTTTGCTATTTTCTTGACCTTTTCAGAAGCATTTGCCATCGCATAGCTGTGACCCACATAAGCTAGCATTTCTAGGTCATTTCCACCGTCCCCAAAAGCCATCATCTCCTGTGGTGCAATACCAAAATGCTGACTAAGGAATTCAAGAGCAGAGCCTTTATGAACACCTCTTTGGATGATATCAATCGAACCATGTCCACTTGAAACTGCCTGAACGAGTTGACCAGTAACTTGATTTAGCTTTTCAAGGAGTTGATCTGTTTTTTCTTCTGGCACCAATAAAGCTAACTTGACAAAATCATCTTCTGGTAAATCCTGAAAATTAGAGATTTCTTTCAATGCATGGTAATAAATTGCAATTTCTTCTTTGTACTGTTTGGGTGCTGACTTGATCAAATAAGCAGAATGAAGCCCGCAAAGAGTTGTCGCATTTTCTAATCCTTCTAACACAAGCACGTCTAAAACCTTTTCAATCTCTGTTCTAGCGATTTTTTCTTCTCGCAATAACTTCTCGCCTTCAAAAATTAGTGCTCCATTTTCTGAAACAATAATTAACTCATCCTGATATTTTGGAAAAAATGAAGCCAGTTGGGCATACTGATTGCCTGAAATGACGACTACTTTTATATCTTTTTCTTGCAAGCAATGCTCGATAAATTTTCTCAAAGCGCTTCACATCGTAGGTATTGTCTGAGTGCAGAAATGTACCGTCCATGTCAAATGCTACTAATTTTATCATTCGTAGACCTCCTCTTGCTTCTATTTTACACCAAAAGACTTAAACTTTCCTATGATTTTTGACGAAAAATTTATTTCTTTCATTTTGCCTCAAATATGCTACACTAGGAACATAACAAATTTAGCATTTATGAGTGATCTTCATTTGGATTCAAACCAATTTACTGATGAAGAAATCACTATTTTAATGGAACTATTAGCAGCAAGAAAGGTTGATCATATTCATTTTGCAGGGGATCTGTCTAATGGTTTTGAGCAAATTAGTTTGCCTTTTTACAAAAGCTCAAAAAGTCCTTCTCCGCTTCTTACAATTTAGGCAATCATGACATGCTAGGAATGACTGAAGACGAGATTCAACAGCACGATTTCAACATACAATCATTTGGACAGACTCAGTTTATTAGCCTAGCAGGTTGGTATGACTATGGCTTCGTTCCCGAAAAAACACCTGAAGAACACAAACGAACCAAGCAATTTTTCTGGTTTGATAGACGATTGAACCGCAACACTGATGACCCTATACTCACTCAACAGACCCTAGAACAACTTGAGAGAATTTTGGCTTCTCTGAATGGTCCTATTATCCTAGCTATGCATTTTGTTCCTCACAAAGATTTTCTTTACAATCACCCTTATTTTCAGCGCTTTAATACTTTTCTGGGTAATCAGACCTTTCATGAGCTCTTTGTCAAATATGGTGTGAAAGGTGTTGTCTTTGGTCATCTTCACCACCGCCACTCCGCTCGAATGATTGACAGTGTCTGCTATCATACAAGACCTCTTGGTTACATCCGCGAATGGCAGTTGACCCAACAATTTTTCAAAGATCATCCTCAATACAAAATCCCTCAAATGTACCGTCTCCATAAACGCTATAATGCAGTAAAAGACTTATTTCTTTTCCAATCATGTAAGAAAAAGCACCTCTGAGAAGAATTAGAAGATGCCCTTATCATTTTTGATATTTAGTACGAAAATAACTGAATAGTTTCTCTCAGCTCGTCTGCAAGAACTTTTTCTTTATTTAATTGGAGATAAATTTCTAATAAGCACGAACGAACATTGGAAAACTGTATGAAGTCTATTGAGTTTTCTAACGGAAAGCTAAGTGAAGTTAACCAAACCGCAACTCTGGTTTGTGAGAGCCTCTCATTTAAAACAGCTTGATAGATTACTCGTGCCAAACGCCATTCTTCATCACTAATAAAGCGCCAATCCACTCTTTTAAAAATCTTTTCTAATACTTGAAGAACCTCATTTACTCGTGTTATAGGAAAATCTGGATGACAGATAATCTCAACTAAAAGATCTGCACCATGAGCAAAGGCATGCACCCAACCATATTCTTCAGAATAACCAGTGCTATCATTTTCATACAATAAATAAGATAGACCTTGTTCAAATAGAGCCATTCTTTGATGACTAGAAAGTCTTTTAAAATAAAGTGAATTTTTCTTAGCATCTGCATTTAGCAAATTAGCGAATAATAAAGCCGTAAAAGATCGAGTCAGAGTCGCTTGACCAACCTCTTCTTTTTTATACAAGAGTCCTTGTCGTTTTAGAGCCTCAACCGCTACAAAATCAAACTGTTCCTTTGTAAATAACTGTTCTTGTATGGCTCTGGCTAGAGAAACAAAGATTAAGTCATCTCGTATTTTATAATTCGGATGACCAACATGATCTAACATCCAAAGGATTTCTTCTTGTTGATAAATCGGCATATCCTGTGCTAATTTTTCTTTTAGTATTTTTTCCATATCTTTCCTTTTCAATTAGATTATTAGAAAAAGTCATCCGAAGATGACTTTTTCTTTCTTAAATAGCATTCTGATCAAAGCCAAGTTTGCGTTGAACAAATTTAACAATTTCTACGATGATAATCATGGAGAAACTTCCAATGAGAACGGCTGCCCATTGTGAGAGGTCTAATTTTGTTACATGGAAAATTCCTTCTAGTGGCTCAACCAAAATGGTAGAAGCCAATAAAATGAATGAAACAAGAATAGACCAGTTGAAAGTTTTAGATTTGAATGGTCCAACTGTTAGAAGTGATTGATAAACAGATTTTACATTAAAGGCATGGAAAAGCTGGATTAGTCC
This Streptococcus anginosus DNA region includes the following protein-coding sequences:
- a CDS encoding bifunctional DnaQ family exonuclease/ATP-dependent helicase gives rise to the protein MTQEKRKYAVVDLEATSASSNAKIIQVGIVLIENGQIVKTYETDVNPHEKLDSHICQLTGLTDKRLRRAPDFSQVAREIYELIEDAIFVAHNVKFDANLLAEALFWEGFELVTPRVDTVELAQVFFPTFEKYNLGILCEQLDIPLKHAHTALADASATATLFLKIQEKIQKLPKELVEYLLKFSDSLIYESRLAIEDAFNQMSDITCHDLMKWQGIFLRKSKKIKKARKLSKNFQHNINLLDLEERKEQDEFAHDVEQALKSQQPSFLQAQTGLGKTYGYLLPALAQTSKQILVTVPTKVLQDQIVANEGQKLEEIFHLSVHSLKSPANYLKLDFFYDSLQQVDDNRLVNRCKMLLLVWLTETKSGDLDEIGQRHRYQTYFQQVLHDGKLSKKSLFYGADFWQKGQEKSKRSRVLVTNHAYFLTRLEDDKSIVENRLLIVDEAQKLFLALENFSRKSLNMTKCLQQIQSELETTDTILQRRLLEDIQFELTHAVEQFQCYKKNELTKETCSKLRQDLSELDQSSLSDLRTIFATKYDQFWLKEEQFDDYRVTMLEAACLEVLDFRALLPEEVQVLFVSATLEISKKVHLAHLLGFEHAPFYQLLQKQKHQQKIWLDKDFPNVVDLDVDTYAELIVKWVHKLATQEVPLLVLFTSKALLLAVSERLSLPHLAQYKNGEAANIKRRFDRGESSILLGAGSFWEGTDFSSQKQMIEVITRIPFDNPSDFFTQKLNRKLRQEGKNPFYDYSLPVAILRIKQALGRTIRHQEQQSAVVILDNRILTKRYGRQIQIALEKVAPLSITSMKQIPKEMEQFLKKETM
- a CDS encoding MBL fold metallo-hydrolase, translated to MITIHKTLNSQAYENTYYLENEHHLIVVDPGSDWDKIAAKIQEINKPITAILLTHTHYDHIMSVDLVRQHFGHPPVYVAESEATWLYTPEYNLSGLARHQDIDNIILQPADVFFDYHSPYSLDDFYFYVVPTSGHSIGGVSIIFPNEHFVLTGDALFCESIGRTDLYTGNIEQLISSIKNELLVLPDYDVYPGHGPQTTIVHEKMFNPFLH
- the ftsX gene encoding permease-like cell division protein FtsX; its protein translation is MNSRFLSHLLESLKSLKRNGWMTVAAVSSVMITLGLVAIFVSVILNTAKLATDIENNVRVMVYMRPDTADNEETITKEGQTVKNEAYHKVYDALNKMSNVKSVTFSSKQEQLKKLTEVMGKDWKLFEGDANPLHDAYIVDTTDPKYVTSVANNAKKVEGVSEVEYGGANTKRIFALANFIRTWGIVGALLLVFIAVFLISNTIRITIISRSREIQIMRLVGAKNSYIRGPFLLEGAWIGLLGAVVPAGLVYFIYEMAYKSFNPSLASQNLSMIVPKTFIPLMISFLFVVGIIIGAFGSVLSMRRFLKI
- the ftsE gene encoding cell division ATP-binding protein FtsE, coding for MSIIEMRDVVKKYDNGTTALRGVSIEVEPGEFTYIVGPSGAGKSTFIRLLYREVKVDKGSLQVAGFNLAKIKKRDIPMLRRNVGVVFQDYKLLPKKTVYENIAYAMEVIGERRRNIKKRVMEVLDLVGLKHKVRSFPNELSGGEQQRIAIARAIVNNPKVLIADEPTGNLDPDNSWEIMNLLERINLQGTTVLMATHNSQIVNTLRHRVIAIENGRVVRDEAKGEYGYDE
- the prfB gene encoding peptide chain release factor 2 (programmed frameshift), which gives rise to MDISEIRQKIDANREKLASFRGSLDLDGLEEEIAILENKMTEPDFWDDNIAAQKTSQELNELKQTYDNFQQMTDLFDESEILLDFLAEDDSVQEELEEKLAELETKMTSYEMTLLLSEPYDNNNAILEIHPGSGGTEAQDWGDMLLRMYTRFGNAHGFKVEVLDYQAGDEAGIKSVTLFFEGPHAYGLLKSEMGVHRLVRISPFDSAKRRHTSFTSVEVMPELDDTIEIEVRDEDIKMDTFRSGGAGGQNVNKVSTGVRLTHIPTGIVTQSTVDRTQYGNRDRAMKLLQAKLYQMEQEKKAAEVDSLKGDKKEISWGSQIRSYVFTPYTMVKDHRTGFEVAQVDKVMDGDIDGFIDAYLKWRLN
- a CDS encoding Cof-type HAD-IIB family hydrolase; translated protein: MRKFIEHCLQEKDIKVVVISGNQYAQLASFFPKYQDELIIVSENGALIFEGEKLLREEKIARTEIEKVLDVLVLEGLENATTLCGLHSAYLIKSAPKQYKEEIAIYYHALKEISNFQDLPEDDFVKLALLVPEEKTDQLLEKLNQVTGQLVQAVSSGHGSIDIIQRGVHKGSALEFLSQHFGIAPQEMMAFGDGGNDLEMLAYVGHSYAMANASEKVKKIAKYQAPSNQESGVLEILERKVVKKGLS
- a CDS encoding DUF2785 domain-containing protein — protein: MEKILKEKLAQDMPIYQQEEILWMLDHVGHPNYKIRDDLIFVSLARAIQEQLFTKEQFDFVAVEALKRQGLLYKKEEVGQATLTRSFTALLFANLLNADAKKNSLYFKRLSSHQRMALFEQGLSYLLYENDSTGYSEEYGWVHAFAHGADLLVEIICHPDFPITRVNEVLQVLEKIFKRVDWRFISDEEWRLARVIYQAVLNERLSQTRVAVWLTSLSFPLENSIDFIQFSNVRSCLLEIYLQLNKEKVLADELRETIQLFSY